In Aquimarina sp. TRL1, a single window of DNA contains:
- a CDS encoding RHS repeat domain-containing protein, with protein sequence MKKRHKIRQLTFITVLSCIIGIPLSLKAQNNKVQIPNPIGPSPEAASIVKYVDMTINEHKGMVQKQIPIYQIEEGSIRLPVSLLYASGGFKVTEASSSVGLGWSLQAAGVVTRTMNGLPDDISSPVKGFLALKNEVDYNYLSHGDKNQTRYGYLQSIGQGCYDAQPDIFNFNFNGYTGKFHFDWNGNIIISSETQIAITPIQHGGNASTITGWIFTTPDGVRYTFKAAEFTANIKSGRNLCYLAQDGYISSWYISQITAPVSNANLFFEYTPYTIKDHNIYTSRTRSHLVGGSSRCGGSINDPIQYSKTDIDINGKALKRIYSDSSPVEISFIPASYKVMPTSNDLFAISEIQIKNRDQNKLIKKYKLTHSQATGRLTLTRLQEIGSNLEGLAPYEFFYHQQLPERSSHQKDHWGFANNNTSRDMLPPYFIQVPGNGVASFGSADRSADLEGSKKGVLYKIKYPTGGYDTYSFEQNTYGYVGGNRINEFVSQKHTEKVTATGNSGQGCTAINTDTDRTSFTITGDPNSPDKPVMVRVFGKVDKYTDNYFSGGKAPKATLYNSQNNVLLTISLTNNDIDKGILLAPGSYSLVAEATWRNCENTSRDSATITLIHHKVTNIPLYEKKAGGVRVASIKKYDANNKLLLSQQYQYKDAQGYSSGMIHQEPNYLFEKQTLQWVGTGGGGTNVSCQYMVALDTDRSALGITNGSHIGYSKVSSIQKGEDNHQTPNGVVSTTFINATNIIDQEFPFPPPIDRAHSNGKVITSVISNRNGETLQQQEHSYQFKEHLTNALKVDFKGGAVLGEENFTIGRYRILMAHSQRKKAETTEYLKGEPYTVTSEFTYNTALQKVKSKTTYNQQQTKRQRFFYPEEYTSLTGLSQEEKTAYQDLIDQYRLATPIQNEVYTITNNQSEKLTAIQRIRYTNDGKALPKTILQAKNNKTALEDRLYYHTYDSKGNLLELSKPLASHIVYIYGYQDQLPVAKIENATYSQVRTYVAAIKTASNADTDHCSEPDCKEQLLRNKLNALRDQLPDALITTYTYDPMIGVTSTTDPKGITTYYSYDSLGRLHSIKDADGNLISENKYHYKNQ encoded by the coding sequence CAATTAACCTTTATTACAGTACTGAGCTGTATTATTGGTATTCCTCTTTCTCTAAAAGCACAAAACAACAAAGTACAAATTCCTAACCCTATTGGTCCTTCTCCAGAGGCTGCCAGTATTGTAAAATACGTGGATATGACCATTAATGAGCATAAAGGGATGGTTCAAAAACAAATTCCTATCTATCAAATAGAAGAAGGTTCCATACGGCTTCCTGTTAGTCTTTTATACGCTTCAGGAGGGTTTAAGGTTACTGAAGCTTCCAGCTCAGTTGGTCTGGGATGGTCTCTGCAAGCTGCCGGGGTAGTAACCAGAACTATGAACGGCTTACCCGATGATATCTCTTCACCTGTTAAAGGGTTCCTTGCCCTAAAAAATGAAGTAGACTATAACTACCTGAGCCATGGAGATAAAAATCAAACCAGATATGGCTACCTTCAGAGTATCGGACAAGGGTGTTATGATGCACAACCGGACATTTTTAATTTTAACTTCAATGGATATACCGGTAAATTTCACTTTGACTGGAATGGAAATATTATTATTTCTTCAGAAACACAAATAGCAATTACCCCGATTCAACATGGGGGAAATGCTTCTACCATTACAGGATGGATATTTACAACTCCAGATGGGGTACGTTATACATTTAAGGCTGCTGAATTTACTGCTAATATAAAATCTGGAAGAAATCTCTGTTATCTGGCTCAGGATGGGTATATCTCTTCCTGGTACATTAGCCAAATCACAGCCCCTGTTAGTAATGCTAATCTGTTTTTTGAGTATACTCCATATACCATTAAAGATCATAACATCTATACTTCCAGAACAAGAAGTCATTTGGTTGGAGGAAGCTCCAGATGTGGAGGAAGTATCAATGATCCTATTCAATATAGCAAGACCGATATCGATATTAATGGAAAAGCGCTTAAAAGAATCTATTCAGACAGCTCCCCTGTAGAGATCTCTTTTATTCCTGCATCCTATAAGGTAATGCCTACCAGTAATGATCTTTTTGCAATCTCCGAGATACAAATCAAAAACCGTGATCAAAACAAACTCATCAAAAAATATAAACTCACTCACTCACAAGCAACAGGGCGTTTGACATTGACCAGACTTCAGGAGATTGGAAGTAACCTTGAAGGGCTTGCTCCTTATGAATTTTTCTATCATCAACAACTTCCAGAGCGGTCTTCACATCAAAAAGACCATTGGGGATTTGCCAATAACAATACCTCCAGAGATATGCTGCCTCCTTACTTTATACAAGTACCAGGCAATGGAGTTGCCAGTTTTGGAAGTGCAGACCGATCAGCTGATCTGGAAGGTTCTAAAAAAGGAGTGCTTTATAAAATAAAATACCCCACAGGGGGCTATGATACTTATTCCTTTGAACAAAATACTTATGGATATGTCGGTGGAAACAGAATCAATGAATTTGTAAGCCAAAAGCACACTGAAAAAGTAACTGCTACAGGAAATTCCGGACAAGGGTGTACAGCTATTAATACCGATACAGATCGTACCTCTTTTACCATTACTGGCGACCCTAATTCCCCTGATAAACCTGTAATGGTCAGGGTATTTGGAAAGGTAGATAAATATACTGATAATTATTTTTCCGGAGGGAAAGCCCCTAAGGCAACCCTATATAATAGCCAGAATAATGTTCTGTTAACAATCTCATTAACCAATAATGATATCGATAAAGGAATATTATTAGCTCCCGGATCGTATTCTCTGGTGGCAGAAGCAACCTGGAGAAACTGTGAGAACACCTCCAGAGATAGCGCCACTATAACCCTGATTCATCATAAAGTAACTAACATTCCTTTATATGAAAAAAAAGCAGGAGGAGTACGGGTAGCATCTATTAAAAAATACGATGCTAATAACAAACTACTTCTTTCTCAGCAATATCAATATAAAGATGCTCAAGGATACTCCTCGGGAATGATACATCAGGAACCTAATTACCTTTTTGAAAAACAAACCCTGCAATGGGTTGGTACAGGAGGGGGAGGAACCAATGTTTCTTGTCAATATATGGTAGCACTGGATACCGACAGGTCTGCTTTAGGAATCACCAACGGGTCTCATATAGGATACAGTAAGGTCAGTAGCATTCAAAAAGGGGAGGATAATCACCAAACTCCCAATGGAGTTGTTAGCACAACTTTTATAAATGCAACGAATATCATCGATCAGGAATTTCCATTTCCTCCACCCATTGACAGAGCACATTCCAATGGAAAGGTGATCACTTCTGTAATTTCCAATAGAAACGGAGAAACTTTACAACAGCAGGAACACAGCTATCAGTTTAAAGAACATTTAACCAATGCGCTAAAAGTTGATTTTAAAGGAGGAGCTGTATTAGGGGAGGAAAACTTTACCATTGGCAGGTATCGTATTTTAATGGCACACAGCCAGCGAAAAAAAGCAGAAACTACCGAGTATCTAAAGGGAGAGCCTTATACTGTTACCAGTGAGTTTACCTACAACACAGCCTTGCAAAAGGTAAAAAGTAAGACAACTTATAATCAGCAGCAAACCAAACGACAACGCTTCTTTTACCCAGAGGAGTATACCTCATTAACCGGATTAAGTCAAGAGGAAAAAACGGCTTATCAGGATCTTATAGATCAATATCGATTAGCCACACCTATCCAAAATGAAGTTTATACCATCACAAACAATCAATCAGAAAAACTAACGGCTATTCAAAGAATACGCTATACCAATGATGGTAAAGCATTGCCTAAAACTATTCTGCAAGCAAAAAACAATAAAACAGCACTCGAAGACCGATTGTATTATCATACCTACGATAGCAAAGGGAATCTTTTAGAACTTTCTAAACCTTTAGCTAGTCATATCGTATATATCTATGGATATCAGGATCAGCTGCCTGTTGCTAAAATAGAGAATGCTACCTATAGTCA